A genomic segment from Acidobacteriota bacterium encodes:
- a CDS encoding AbrB/MazE/SpoVT family DNA-binding domain-containing protein encodes MSYAGTTTLSSKGQVVIPEEIRSRLGLQAGTQFVVIADRDVVIFKVLEPPSLKEFKGLTKRARRIAEETGLTRAEVDKAIVKTRQTK; translated from the coding sequence ATGAGTTATGCGGGCACCACAACGCTATCGTCAAAGGGTCAGGTCGTTATTCCGGAAGAAATTCGATCCAGGCTCGGTCTTCAAGCGGGGACTCAGTTTGTTGTCATCGCGGATCGAGACGTAGTGATATTCAAGGTCTTGGAGCCGCCTTCTCTTAAGGAATTCAAGGGATTGACGAAACGTGCAAGACGCATTGCCGAGGAGACAGGACTGACCCGCGCCGAAGTCGACAAGGCCATTGTTAAGACTCGCCAAACTAAATGA